Proteins encoded by one window of Cyclobacteriaceae bacterium:
- a CDS encoding copper homeostasis protein CutC: MPITTEIVVFNIESAMNAQRGGADRIELCDNPAEGGTTPSFGVMEIVRQAVSMDVYAMIRPRGGDFVYTAYEYHAMKRDIEMCKRASLDGVVLGILKPDGTLDKDRCKKLIDAARPMKVTCHRAFDVTRDPFEALEACIEVGFDRILTSGQAQTAPEGLNLIKALVEKAGNRISIMPGSGIHEGNAKQIIDSTGAKEIHFSAKEFHPSDYNSSIRFTDSLPEQMGKFVTDPEKVREVVETLKR; encoded by the coding sequence ATGCCAATAACAACAGAGATAGTAGTATTTAATATTGAGTCGGCTATGAATGCGCAAAGGGGAGGAGCCGACCGCATCGAGTTGTGCGATAACCCGGCTGAAGGCGGAACAACGCCTTCGTTTGGTGTAATGGAAATTGTGCGCCAGGCAGTAAGTATGGATGTGTATGCCATGATCCGTCCGCGGGGCGGTGATTTTGTGTACACGGCTTATGAGTACCATGCCATGAAACGCGACATTGAAATGTGCAAGCGCGCCAGTCTGGATGGGGTAGTGTTGGGTATATTGAAACCAGATGGAACACTGGACAAAGACCGGTGCAAAAAATTAATTGATGCCGCCCGACCGATGAAAGTTACCTGTCATCGGGCGTTTGATGTAACACGAGATCCGTTCGAAGCGCTTGAAGCTTGCATTGAAGTAGGGTTTGATCGGATTCTAACCTCTGGTCAGGCGCAAACTGCACCGGAAGGTTTAAACTTGATAAAAGCGTTGGTTGAAAAAGCAGGCAATCGTATTTCCATCATGCCTGGCTCAGGTATTCATGAAGGAAATGCCAAACAGATAATCGACAGTACAGGAGCGAAGGAAATTCATTTTTCTGCAAAGGAGTTTCATCCGTCAGACTACAATAGCTCAATCCGCTTTACGGATTCGCTGCCTGAACAAATGGGGAAATTTGTCACCGACCCTGAGAAGGTGAGGGAGGTGGTGGAGACGCTTAAAAGATAA
- a CDS encoding N(4)-(beta-N-acetylglucosaminyl)-L-asparaginase: MKRSTQHTRRNFIKLSALTTGVFSIGKFSAFASPKMEKPIVVSTWRNPDANAAAWKVLQAKGYALDAVEQGAHVPEANPKDTSVGYGGLPDREGLVTLDASIMDEKSNCGSVAFVQGYKHPISIARAVMEKTPHVMLAGKGAEQFAAAQGFKKENLLTKESEKAWKEWLKKSEYKPYHNPGQHDTIGILALDANGKLCGACTTSGMAFKMHGRVGDSPIIGAGLYVDGEVGAATATGVGEEMIRIAGSHTIVELMRQGRSPQEACEEAIKRLISKRGEEKAKELSVAFLALSVTGEVGAYSTNNVFEYTQTTQQEQVVIKSGSYFK, translated from the coding sequence ATGAAGCGATCAACACAACATACCCGCAGAAATTTCATCAAACTCTCCGCACTCACCACCGGAGTTTTTTCTATCGGAAAATTTTCAGCTTTTGCTTCACCTAAAATGGAAAAACCCATTGTGGTTTCTACCTGGCGAAACCCCGATGCCAATGCGGCTGCGTGGAAGGTATTGCAGGCAAAGGGTTATGCATTGGATGCGGTGGAACAAGGCGCGCATGTTCCCGAAGCCAATCCGAAGGATACTTCTGTGGGGTATGGTGGTTTGCCCGATCGGGAAGGGTTGGTAACACTGGATGCGAGCATCATGGATGAGAAAAGCAACTGTGGTTCAGTAGCCTTTGTGCAAGGGTATAAACATCCCATTTCCATTGCGCGTGCGGTGATGGAAAAAACGCCACATGTCATGTTGGCTGGAAAAGGAGCGGAGCAGTTCGCAGCGGCACAAGGATTTAAGAAAGAGAATTTACTGACCAAAGAGTCAGAAAAGGCATGGAAGGAGTGGTTGAAAAAATCGGAATACAAACCGTACCACAATCCCGGTCAACATGATACGATTGGTATCTTGGCACTTGATGCAAACGGAAAACTCTGTGGCGCGTGTACTACTAGTGGCATGGCATTTAAAATGCACGGTCGTGTGGGCGACTCACCGATTATTGGAGCTGGCTTGTATGTGGATGGTGAAGTAGGTGCAGCAACAGCCACCGGAGTAGGCGAGGAGATGATTCGCATTGCGGGCAGTCATACCATTGTTGAGTTAATGCGACAAGGTCGCTCGCCACAGGAAGCTTGCGAAGAAGCCATAAAGCGATTAATCAGTAAACGCGGAGAAGAAAAGGCAAAGGAATTGAGTGTGGCCTTTTTGGCGCTAAGTGTTACCGGTGAAGTGGGTGCGTATTCTACCAACAATGTGTTTGAGTACACACAAACCACGCAGCAGGAACAGGTGGTAATAAAATCAGGAAGCTATTTCAAATAG
- a CDS encoding C40 family peptidase has translation MLFFYRKGKQPFQLLFLLAVLFFVSCASHKKARVREEKVDKVIQTARTFTGTPYRYGGTTRAGMDCSALTIHSFRTLNMSLPRSAEDQSKVGKEVKLKELQPGDLVFFATGKKRRKITHVGLVTERKGKDLVKFIHASVSLGVVEDNIYSDYYYKRFRFAKRVID, from the coding sequence ATGCTATTTTTTTACCGCAAAGGTAAGCAACCTTTTCAGTTACTTTTTCTTCTGGCCGTTCTGTTTTTTGTCTCGTGCGCCTCTCATAAAAAGGCGCGTGTTCGCGAAGAGAAAGTCGACAAGGTTATACAAACCGCCCGTACCTTTACGGGAACGCCCTACCGCTATGGTGGTACAACACGTGCCGGTATGGATTGTTCAGCCCTTACCATTCATTCGTTCCGTACATTAAATATGAGCTTACCCCGTAGTGCAGAGGATCAAAGTAAGGTGGGTAAAGAGGTGAAATTGAAGGAACTTCAACCTGGTGACCTGGTATTTTTTGCAACTGGAAAGAAGAGGCGAAAAATTACCCATGTCGGACTCGTTACCGAGCGTAAGGGCAAGGACCTCGTAAAATTTATTCACGCCTCGGTTAGTCTTGGGGTAGTGGAGGATAATATTTACTCCGATTATTACTACAAACGTTTCCGCTTTGCGAAGCGGGTAATTGATTGA